From a single Miscanthus floridulus cultivar M001 chromosome 8, ASM1932011v1, whole genome shotgun sequence genomic region:
- the LOC136471494 gene encoding early nodulin-like protein 17, producing the protein MAAAPPMTSSRRLFALAAVFVLAACCLPAAAAAPQGKQYRVGGEDGWRVPPPEGKDKYYDNWASNITFYVDDSLEFVYKNDSVLRVSKAGYYHCNETAGDAAPRDGRTVFLLDAPGYAYFASADLQHCGMGERLAVSVLAATAGLPAPAPSPSSPWSSSAPGPWSWVLSPSSSAPSPSGEHSAAAALLVASSSAQAVVLVVAVALALAMAAGFV; encoded by the exons ATGGCTGCAGCGCCGCCGATGACGTCATCTCGCCGTCTCTTTGCGCTCGCCGCCGTCTTTGTCCTCGCCGCCTGCTGCCTCCCCGCAGCCGCGGCGGCGCCGCAGGGGAAGCAGTACAGGGTGGGCGGGGAGGACGGGTGGCGCGTGCCGCCGCCGGAGGGCAAGGACAAGTACTACGACAACTGGGCCTCCAACATCACCTTCTACGTCGACGACTCGCTCG AGTTCGTGTACAAGAACGACTCGGTGCTGAGGGTGTCGAAGGCGGGGTACTACCACTGCAACGAGACGGCGGGCGACGCGGCGCCACGCGACGGCCGGACCGTCTTCCTCCTCGACGCCCCCGGGTACGCCTACTTCGCCAGCGCCGACCTCCAGCACTGCGGCATGGGGGAGCGCCTCGCGGTCAGCGTcctcgccgccaccgccggcctGCCGGCGCCCGCGCCGTCCCCGTCGTCGCCGTGGTCGTCCTCGGCGCCCGGGCCATGGTCCTGGGTgctgtcgccgtcgtcgtcggcgcCATCCCCGTCCGGTGAGCACTCCGCCGCTGCTGCGCTGCTGGTCGCGTCTTCCTCTGCTCAGGCTGTCGTCCTAGTGGTGGCCGTCGCCTTGGCGCTCGCGATGGCAGCCGGTTTCGTTTGA